A genome region from Bombilactobacillus bombi includes the following:
- the citE gene encoding citrate (pro-3S)-lyase subunit beta — MATMNERLRRTMMFVPGNNPAMVKDAGIYGADSIMFDLEDAVSMNEKDAARDLVYEALQTQDYGDAELVVRINGADTPYYHNDILAMVKAGIDVIRLPKTETAEMVTQLEADVLAAEKKFGREEGSTHLMAAIESAKGVLNSPQIALASQRMIGIALSAEDYTTDMKTHRYPDGAELQFARNMVLHAARAAGIAAFDTVFSNMNDPEGFYRETEYIHQLGFDGKSLVNPRQIPMVNKVYEPTRAEIDNAKNVMNAIEEAKIKGSGVISMNGQMVDRPVVMRAQRVMMLAQASQIVDKEGNYIEE; from the coding sequence ATGGCTACAATGAATGAACGTTTACGGCGGACCATGATGTTTGTACCTGGCAATAACCCAGCAATGGTGAAAGATGCAGGTATTTATGGTGCTGATTCCATTATGTTTGATTTAGAAGATGCTGTTTCCATGAATGAAAAAGATGCAGCCCGTGATTTGGTTTATGAAGCACTACAAACGCAAGATTATGGGGATGCTGAATTAGTTGTGCGGATTAACGGTGCTGATACTCCTTATTATCACAATGATATTTTGGCAATGGTAAAAGCTGGTATTGACGTAATTCGGTTGCCAAAAACCGAAACAGCTGAAATGGTAACCCAACTAGAAGCAGATGTGCTGGCTGCAGAGAAAAAATTTGGCCGAGAAGAAGGATCGACTCACTTAATGGCAGCAATTGAAAGTGCCAAAGGCGTCTTAAATTCTCCCCAAATTGCCTTAGCCTCACAACGAATGATAGGCATAGCCTTATCTGCTGAAGATTATACAACAGATATGAAGACACATCGTTATCCAGATGGTGCTGAATTACAGTTTGCCCGTAATATGGTTTTGCATGCTGCCCGTGCTGCTGGTATTGCAGCATTTGATACAGTCTTTAGTAATATGAACGATCCAGAAGGATTTTATCGCGAAACAGAATATATTCATCAACTTGGTTTTGATGGTAAGTCTTTAGTTAATCCTCGTCAAATTCCAATGGTTAATAAAGTTTACGAGCCAACTCGAGCAGAAATTGATAATGCTAAGAATGTGATGAATGCTATTGAAGAAGCCAAGATTAAAGGATCTGGCGTTATTTCAATGAATGGTCAAATGGTTGATCGACCTGTAGTGATGCGAGCTCAACGAGTAATGATGTTAGCTCAAGCATCCCAGATTGTGGATAAGGAGGGCAATTACATTGAAGAATAG
- the citF gene encoding citrate lyase subunit alpha: MKNSVNRELPEALLKQLDYQGFKTTDIGQPDIQRVAPKVHVTTGNDKVCDSIAKVVQQTVKDGMTISFHHHFRNGDFIFNQVMRVIIDSGIKNLTLAPSSLTGVMNDVVIEAIKAGTVTNITSSGMRGSLGDFVSHGGLKNPVIFRSHGDRARAIEHGDIKIDVAFLGVPNSDRLGNANGMQGKAVFGSLGYALMDAQYADKVVLLTDNLVPYPNTPASIKQTQVDYVVQVDQVGDPEKIGSGATRFTKDPKELKIASLVNEVIVHSPYFKNGFSFQTGSGGAALAVTRYLRQAMINQNIKASFTLGGITKPMIDLLEEGLVNKVMDVQDFDKGAAESMQKNANQQEIDASWYADPDNKGAMVDQLDVAILSALEIDTKFNVNVMSGSDGVIRGAVGGHQDAATSKMTIICAPLVRGRIATVVPDVTTVVTPGDSIDVLVTEYGIAINPKRQDLKQALSKVSALPIYTIEELQAMAAKKVGQAAPLEFTEQTVALVEYRDGTIIDQIKAVKD; this comes from the coding sequence TTGAAGAATAGTGTCAATCGTGAATTACCAGAAGCTTTGTTAAAGCAATTAGACTATCAAGGATTTAAGACAACTGATATTGGTCAACCCGACATCCAGCGTGTTGCTCCAAAAGTACATGTTACAACTGGCAATGATAAAGTGTGTGATTCGATTGCCAAAGTTGTTCAACAAACTGTTAAAGATGGTATGACTATTTCATTTCACCATCATTTTCGTAATGGTGACTTTATTTTTAACCAAGTAATGCGAGTTATTATTGATTCTGGAATTAAAAATCTAACCCTAGCTCCTTCGTCTTTAACCGGCGTAATGAATGATGTGGTTATTGAAGCTATTAAGGCCGGGACTGTTACTAATATTACCAGCTCAGGAATGCGGGGCTCTTTGGGAGATTTTGTTTCCCACGGAGGCTTGAAAAATCCAGTTATCTTTCGTTCTCATGGGGATCGGGCTCGGGCGATTGAGCATGGAGATATCAAAATTGACGTGGCTTTTTTAGGAGTACCCAATTCTGATCGGTTAGGAAACGCTAATGGTATGCAAGGCAAAGCAGTATTTGGTTCGCTTGGCTATGCTTTGATGGATGCACAATATGCTGATAAGGTAGTATTGTTGACTGATAATTTAGTACCATATCCTAATACACCTGCTTCAATTAAACAAACACAAGTCGATTATGTAGTTCAGGTTGATCAAGTGGGAGATCCAGAAAAAATTGGTTCAGGGGCTACTCGTTTTACTAAAGATCCCAAAGAATTAAAGATTGCTTCTTTAGTTAATGAAGTAATTGTTCATTCTCCATATTTTAAAAATGGTTTTTCATTTCAAACAGGTTCTGGTGGAGCTGCTTTGGCAGTGACACGCTACTTACGTCAAGCAATGATAAATCAAAATATTAAGGCTTCCTTTACATTGGGAGGCATTACTAAGCCAATGATTGATTTACTAGAAGAAGGATTAGTTAATAAGGTCATGGATGTGCAAGACTTTGATAAGGGTGCAGCTGAGTCCATGCAAAAGAATGCCAATCAACAAGAAATTGATGCCTCTTGGTATGCTGATCCAGATAATAAAGGTGCGATGGTTGATCAATTAGATGTCGCAATTTTAAGTGCTTTAGAAATTGATACCAAGTTTAATGTTAATGTGATGTCTGGCTCTGATGGTGTTATTCGCGGAGCAGTTGGTGGTCATCAAGATGCTGCTACATCTAAAATGACAATTATCTGTGCCCCATTAGTTCGAGGAAGAATTGCTACGGTTGTACCTGATGTAACGACTGTAGTCACACCAGGAGATTCCATCGACGTTTTGGTAACTGAATATGGAATTGCAATTAATCCTAAACGACAAGATTTAAAGCAAGCGTTGAGTAAGGTTAGTGCGCTGCCAATTTACACAATTGAAGAATTGCAAGCAATGGCCGCTAAAAAAGTTGGACAAGCAGCGCCATTAGAATTTACTGAGCAAACAGTAGCGTTAGTAGAATATCGTGATGGAACAATTATTGACCAAATTAAAGCTGTGAAGGATTAA
- the citD gene encoding citrate lyase acyl carrier protein, translating to MEIKETAVAGTLESSDIQIMITQAASGITIELESDVAKQFGAQIKHVIQTTLEQLGINAAHVKAVDKGALDCVIKARTIAAAQRAAQTSDTPAWEVL from the coding sequence ATGGAAATTAAAGAAACTGCCGTAGCAGGAACTTTAGAATCTTCCGATATTCAAATTATGATTACCCAAGCTGCTTCTGGAATTACGATTGAATTAGAATCGGATGTTGCTAAACAATTTGGAGCACAAATTAAGCATGTTATTCAAACCACCTTGGAACAGTTAGGAATCAATGCAGCTCATGTTAAAGCAGTTGATAAAGGTGCACTTGATTGTGTAATTAAAGCACGTACGATAGCAGCAGCACAACGTGCTGCTCAAACAAGCGATACTCCAGCATGGGAGGTTTTATAA